The following nucleotide sequence is from Fusarium graminearum PH-1 chromosome 1, whole genome shotgun sequence.
ccaaggtaTGATTCCCCTTTTTTTTCATTAAACGCCAGAACCTTACTTGCGCATAGAGCTGGCACGTCGCTTGCGGGCATCggccttgttgaccttggcctcggcaATACGCTTGGCCAGGACCTGGGCATACTCGTTCTGGAAAGGATTCTGTCAGCAGGGTTGCGAAGAAAATGCGAGTCGGTGTTAACTTACGGCCTcgtccttgaccttctcggCCTGTCGTCGCTTGAGAGCAGCACGGTGACGCTTGTGCTGCAGACGCTGGGGGGTGACAAGTCGCTGAATGCGAGGAGCCTTGGTGTAAGGGGACTTACCCTCACCCTTGGGCTGAACCTCTCGTCGAATAACGTACTTGCGGACCTAGTTTCATGAGGATTAGTCTTCTACGTTTCGGTAATAGTATTTAAAGCTCGCTGCCACTTGTCCTGTgccttcttggcagaaggTAGGACAAGAGGTCCTCTCACACTCTACCCAGACTGCCAGCTTTTACACTGCAGCTCCGAGTAGGCGATGAGCGAGTATGGGCGTAGGGAGAGACATACATCGTCATCCTTGGTGAGGCCGAAGAACTTGCGGATCTTGGTGGCACGCTTGGGACCAAGGCGCTTGGGGTGAACGACGTCGGTGAGGCCGGGGATATCAGCATCACCCTGCTTGACAATGCTGAGAGCAAGGACGGAAAGATCCATGGCGACGATGCAGCCACGGACAGACTTTCTCTTGCGCTCACCAGTGCGGCGGGGGCGGTAGCAGGAGTGACCCTcagagaggaggaggcggaCACGGGTAGGGTGCATGACACCCTGCTTCATGGGGAAACCCTGCTTGTCGTTTCCACCGGTGATGCGGAAGATGTAGCCCTTGAACTCATCGCCGACGGAGTCACCGGGAACCTCAGCGCCCATCTATCAGACAAACAGTTAGCATCGTTGGTCGATGACGATCGGAGTGGTTCGACGGAAAGGTCGTGGAGGGAGGGTTCGACGTACGCGCTTGTCCATGAAGACACGGACCTTGCGCTCATCCTCAAtgtcgatgagcttctggCTGCCATTGGCAGGGTAGCTGATGTTCAACTGTTGAAAATATTGTCAGCCAAATGTTTACTTTGGTGATGTGAAATTCGACCGAGCCGGATAGGAGCACGAGGAGACCAGACGGCGACGAAACAATTCCGTTCCAAATAGCAGGTTGACTCTCCTCGTAGACTCGCATCGGTTGATCGTACTCAGTGTCGTCGTACCTTCATATTGCCAGTTGTGATGGTGGTGCAAGTTTACTTGACCTGGCCTGCTGCGAAGTTAgtggaggatgatgaggttgtAAATTTCACGGCGAATTCGAGAAAATGGGAAAGTGCGCCTCGCTAGGGCTCCCCACGGCTGTGGGAGAGAATGAAATTCGTCAGCCAATCAGCACACTTTTATGACCCGTCGGGTGAAAGAATCG
It contains:
- a CDS encoding 40S ribosomal protein S6-B codes for the protein MKLNISYPANGSQKLIDIEDERKVRVFMDKRMGAEVPGDSVGDEFKGYIFRITGGNDKQGFPMKQGVMHPTRVRLLLSEGHSCYRPRRTGERKRKSVRGCIVAMDLSVLALSIVKQGDADIPGLTDVVHPKRLGPKRATKIRKFFGLTKDDDVRKYVIRREVQPKGEGKSPYTKAPRIQRLVTPQRLQHKRHRAALKRRQAEKVKDEANEYAQVLAKRIAEAKVNKADARKRRASSMRK